The Phycisphaeraceae bacterium sequence GGCCCGACATCGTGGCGAGGGGGCGCACCGGGACGGACCCGGGGGACAACTCGCCCAGCGCGTCGGCGATGACCTGGGTTGGGCGCAGGAGGGTGGAGTTCTCGACGCCCTTGGAGAACGAGACGATGCCCACGCCCGGGGGGACGCGCCGGGCCATGCGCGTGAACACGCCGCGGATGTGCTGGGTGGGCACGGCGCAGACGATGAGGTCGGTCCCCTCGAGGGCGGCGGCGTCGTCGGCGACGACATCGACGGACTCGGGAAGGACGAAGCCCTTGAGGCGCGAGGAGGTCCGGTTCCCGGCGAGCGCGACGACCTGCTGGGGCGTGTGGCCCCAGAGGGTGACGCGGCGCGGGCCGGTCTGCTGGTCGGGCGTCTTGGGCGCGAGGATCGCGGCGCAGACGAGCCCCATCTGCCCGTCCCCGAGGATGGTGACGCGTGAGATGGGGCGGGTCGTGGTCATGGGGGCGTGTTCCGGGGGGTGATTGCGGCGGCGCGAACCGGGCGGCCCGGCGCGACGAACGACAGGTCGGGCCTGCGCTCTACTATACGAACCGCCGGCGAACGCCCGTGACGCCCTCGCGTCGCGTGCGACGACCACGACAGCAGGCCCGACGCACAGGTCCCGACCCTCCCGGAGCTCTCCATGCCCGATCAGGCGATCCCCGCTCACTCCGCCACCGGCCCGATGGAAGGCGTCACGCGCACCCAGCTGGGCGAAGACTCGCACGGCGAGATGCGTCTGGAGCGCATGATCGTCGTCTATCTCGTGGGCGGCGTCCTCGTGCTCACGACCACCATCGCCAAGCGACTCCTGGGGATCAACCACCTCGCGGCGGACATCCCGGCCGGCATCGGCGCGATCGTGCTGGGCCTGCCCCTGTTCCTCAGCGCCGTGCGCGAACTCGCCAAGGGACGCTGGACCAGCGCGACGCTCGCGTCGCTGGCGATCATCGCGGCGATCGCGATCGGGCGCTACGAGATCGCCGGGTTCCTCGCGTTCATTCTCCTCATCGCCGATCAGGTCGTCCGGCGCACGGCGTGGGGCGCGCAGCGCGCGATCTCGCAACTCGTCGAGCTGACCCCCGACACGGCGCGCCTGCTGACCAAGGACGGCGACGAGCGCGAGGTCGGGCTCGAGCAGGTCCAGGTCGGCATGGTCGTACGCGTGTACCCGGGCGAGAACCTGCCGGTCGACGGCGTGGTCGTGCGAGGGCAGTCGAGCATCAACCAGGCCTCGCTCACCGGCGAAGCGGTCCCGGCGGAAGTGCAGGAGGGCAGCGATGTCTACGCCGGCACCACGAACCTGACGGGCACCGTCGAGGTGCGCGTGACGGGCGTGGGCGCGCAGACGACGATCGGCAAGGTGACCGAACTCATCCGCGAGGCCGAGAGCACGCGCTCGCCCAACCAGCTGATCATCGAGCGCGTGGCGCAGGCGTTCGTGCCCGTCGCGATCGCGATCGCCGGGCTGGTGTGGTTCCTGATGGCCCGCTCGATGGACCCGTACACGCGCGAGCGCGCCGCGGAGACCGCGATCACGGTGCTCGTGGTCGTGTGCCCCTCGGCGCTGCTGCTGGCGAGCCCGACGGCGATGGTGGCCGCGTTCGCCGCCGCCGCACGGCTGGGCATCCTGATCAAGCAGACGAACTACCTCGAGGCCGCGGCGACGGTTGACACGGTGGTGCTCGACAAGACGGGCACGGTGACGACGGGTCGCTTCGCGGTGTCGCGCCTGGCGCCGGCCGAGGGCGTCGAGGGCGCGTCGCTGCTGCAGTCGGCGGCGGACGCGGAGCAGCAGAGCAACCACCCGCTCGCCAAGTCGATCATCGACACCGCGAAGCGGGCGCGCATCGCGCCGGCCGGCGTCGATCGCTACGAAGAGGTCCACGGTCGCGGCGTGCGCGCGTGGGTCGACGGAGAGGAGATCCTCGCAGGTCGCGGCGCGTGGCTGATCGAGGTCAACCCCGACGCGCGCGACGCGATCGCGAAGGTCGAGGAGAAGATCGAGGGCATGTCGGGCGTGCACGTGATGCGCGCCGGGCGGTATCTGGGCGCCGTCGGGCTCGAGGACCGCGTGCGCAGCAACGCCAAGGACGTCGTGACGCGCCTGCGCGACCTGGGCGTCAAGACCGTGGCGATCTTCACCGGCGACCGCTTCGGCGTCGCCAAGCGCGTCGGCCAGAGCGTGGGCGTCGACCGCGTCGAGGCCGAGTGCCTGCCCGAAGAGAAGCACGACCTCATCGGCGCGATGTCGGCCCAGGGCCGGCGCGTGCTGATGGTCGGCGACGGCATCAACGACGGCCCCTCGCTCGCGCGCGCCGATGTCGGCGTCGCGATGGGCCTGTCGGGCTCGGACATCGCGACCAACTCCGCGGGCGTCGCGCTCATGAACGACGACCTGTCGCGCATCCCGTTCCTCATCGAGCTGGCGCGACGGACGCGCGCGATCATCATGCAGAACATCGTCGCGTCGTTCATCATCGCGCTGATCGGCCTTGTCCTGGCGGCCACGGGCTTCGTCGCGATCGGCGTGGCGGTGCTGTACCACTTCGTGGGCGACCTGTTTGTCATCGGCAACAGCTTCCGGCTCGTGCGCTTCGGCGAGGCCTACGCCGAGGAAACCGGCGAGACGCTGCTGGGCGAGGACGAGAAGAAGCCCGG is a genomic window containing:
- a CDS encoding cation-translocating P-type ATPase, with the translated sequence MPDQAIPAHSATGPMEGVTRTQLGEDSHGEMRLERMIVVYLVGGVLVLTTTIAKRLLGINHLAADIPAGIGAIVLGLPLFLSAVRELAKGRWTSATLASLAIIAAIAIGRYEIAGFLAFILLIADQVVRRTAWGAQRAISQLVELTPDTARLLTKDGDEREVGLEQVQVGMVVRVYPGENLPVDGVVVRGQSSINQASLTGEAVPAEVQEGSDVYAGTTNLTGTVEVRVTGVGAQTTIGKVTELIREAESTRSPNQLIIERVAQAFVPVAIAIAGLVWFLMARSMDPYTRERAAETAITVLVVVCPSALLLASPTAMVAAFAAAARLGILIKQTNYLEAAATVDTVVLDKTGTVTTGRFAVSRLAPAEGVEGASLLQSAADAEQQSNHPLAKSIIDTAKRARIAPAGVDRYEEVHGRGVRAWVDGEEILAGRGAWLIEVNPDARDAIAKVEEKIEGMSGVHVMRAGRYLGAVGLEDRVRSNAKDVVTRLRDLGVKTVAIFTGDRFGVAKRVGQSVGVDRVEAECLPEEKHDLIGAMSAQGRRVLMVGDGINDGPSLARADVGVAMGLSGSDIATNSAGVALMNDDLSRIPFLIELARRTRAIIMQNIVASFIIALIGLVLAATGFVAIGVAVLYHFVGDLFVIGNSFRLVRFGEAYAEETGETLLGEDEKKPGRKYALGTATAVSRPAPSA